One segment of Salvelinus alpinus chromosome 1, SLU_Salpinus.1, whole genome shotgun sequence DNA contains the following:
- the foxr1 gene encoding forkhead box protein R1 isoform X7, with product MSLQFQTRSRFLELHLSNSLNDWDMDEEIKLTTTTDQFYQEDKRNDQYLVQWQYARISRRKDDLSFQNYQKSDSPIQPNLWLMVNPNLACPIKYPKKVTKAPVPKPTVTHVKPKSIPNVLPVSPTEDTCLVDSLHDASSSEYMLTDEDDASSLDVPVCRKVKTARKAKAPKGGPRKLSLAQSKRLQRVLQDSNNLKSGAWLRPPVNYCILIAMAIGSSRTGSLNVQQIYNFTSNSFRKTPQQVCSEGKRKSCLWHLTLEGRRRLRDEIHTLTGDSYKVLKRSMNNPDMIQTLFAL from the exons ATGTCTCTACAATTCCAAACTCGAAGCAGGTTTCTTGAGCTCCATCTTTCAAACAGCCTTAATGACTGGGATATGGATGAAGAGATCAAGCTGACCACAACAACTGACCAATTTTACCAAG AAGACAAACGGAATGATCAGTATCTGGTTCAGTGGCAGTATGCAAGAATATCGAGAAGAAAGGACGACCTCTCTTTTCAAAACTATCAGAAATCAG ACTCTCCAATACAGCCAAATCTGTGGTTGATGGTCAACCCCAACCTAGCCTGCCCAATTAAGTATCCCAAAAAAGTAACCAAGGCACCAGTACCCAAGCCCACAGTCACCCATGTCAAACCCAAGTCTATCCCAAATGTGCTTCCAGTTTCACCTACTGAGGACACCTGCTTGGTCGACTCTCTACATGACGCGTCCTCCAGTGAGTACATG CTTACAGATGAGGATGACGCCTCTTCGTTAGATGTCCCCGTTTGTCGGAAAGTCAAAACTGCCCGCAAGGCAAAGGCCCCTAAGGGTGGACCACGAAAGCTTAGTCTGGCCCAAAGCAAGCGCCTCCAGCGGGTCCTTCAAGACAGCAACAACCTGAAGAGCGGCGCCTGGCTCCGTCCCCCTGTCAACTACTGCATCTTAATCGCCATGGCTATTGGCAGCAGCCGCACTGGCAGCCTCAATGTCCAGCAGATCTATAACTTCACAAG CAACAGCTTTCGTAAGACCCCCCAGCAGGTGTGCAGCGAGGGGAAGAGGAAGTCCTGTCTGTGGCACCTGACTCTGGAAGGGCGCCGGAGGCTGAGGGATGAAATCCACACCCTTACCGGGGACTCGTACAAAGTGTTGAAGCGAAGCATGAATAATCCTG atatgattcaaacttTGTTCGCGCTATGA
- the foxr1 gene encoding forkhead box protein R1 isoform X2: MSLQFQTRSRFLELHLSNSLNDWDMDEEIKLTTTTDQFYQEDKRNDQYLVQWQYARISRRKDDLSFQNYQKSGEDSPIQPNLWLMVNPNLACPIKYPKKVTKAPVPKPTVTHVKPKSIPNVLPVSPTEDTCLVDSLHDASSSEYMLTDEDDASSLDVPVCRKVKTARKAKAPKGGPRKLSLAQSKRLQRVLQDSNNLKSGAWLRPPVNYCILIAMAIGSSRTGSLNVQQIYNFTREHFPFFQTAPDGWKNTIRHNLCFSNSFRKTPQQVCSEGKRKSCLWHLTLEGRRRLRDEIHTLTGDSYKVLKRSMNNPDMIQTLFAL; this comes from the exons ATGTCTCTACAATTCCAAACTCGAAGCAGGTTTCTTGAGCTCCATCTTTCAAACAGCCTTAATGACTGGGATATGGATGAAGAGATCAAGCTGACCACAACAACTGACCAATTTTACCAAG AAGACAAACGGAATGATCAGTATCTGGTTCAGTGGCAGTATGCAAGAATATCGAGAAGAAAGGACGACCTCTCTTTTCAAAACTATCAGAAATCAGGTGAGG ACTCTCCAATACAGCCAAATCTGTGGTTGATGGTCAACCCCAACCTAGCCTGCCCAATTAAGTATCCCAAAAAAGTAACCAAGGCACCAGTACCCAAGCCCACAGTCACCCATGTCAAACCCAAGTCTATCCCAAATGTGCTTCCAGTTTCACCTACTGAGGACACCTGCTTGGTCGACTCTCTACATGACGCGTCCTCCAGTGAGTACATG CTTACAGATGAGGATGACGCCTCTTCGTTAGATGTCCCCGTTTGTCGGAAAGTCAAAACTGCCCGCAAGGCAAAGGCCCCTAAGGGTGGACCACGAAAGCTTAGTCTGGCCCAAAGCAAGCGCCTCCAGCGGGTCCTTCAAGACAGCAACAACCTGAAGAGCGGCGCCTGGCTCCGTCCCCCTGTCAACTACTGCATCTTAATCGCCATGGCTATTGGCAGCAGCCGCACTGGCAGCCTCAATGTCCAGCAGATCTATAACTTCACAAG AGAGCACTTCCCATTCTTCCAGACAGCCCCTGACGGCTGGAAGAACACTATCCGCCACAACCTGTGTTTCAGCAACAGCTTTCGTAAGACCCCCCAGCAGGTGTGCAGCGAGGGGAAGAGGAAGTCCTGTCTGTGGCACCTGACTCTGGAAGGGCGCCGGAGGCTGAGGGATGAAATCCACACCCTTACCGGGGACTCGTACAAAGTGTTGAAGCGAAGCATGAATAATCCTG atatgattcaaacttTGTTCGCGCTATGA
- the foxr1 gene encoding forkhead box protein R1 isoform X3 translates to MSLQFQTRSRFLELHLSNSLNDWDMDEEIKLTTTTDQFYQAEDKRNDQYLVQWQYARISRRKDDLSFQNYQKSGEDSPIQPNLWLMVNPNLACPIKYPKKVTKAPVPKPTVTHVKPKSIPNVLPVSPTEDTCLVDSLHDASSSEYMLTDEDDASSLDVPVCRKVKTARKAKAPKGGPRKLSLAQSKRLQRVLQDSNNLKSGAWLRPPVNYCILIAMAIGSSRTGSLNVQQIYNFTSNSFRKTPQQVCSEGKRKSCLWHLTLEGRRRLRDEIHTLTGDSYKVLKRSMNNPDMIQTLFAL, encoded by the exons ATGTCTCTACAATTCCAAACTCGAAGCAGGTTTCTTGAGCTCCATCTTTCAAACAGCCTTAATGACTGGGATATGGATGAAGAGATCAAGCTGACCACAACAACTGACCAATTTTACCAAG CAGAAGACAAACGGAATGATCAGTATCTGGTTCAGTGGCAGTATGCAAGAATATCGAGAAGAAAGGACGACCTCTCTTTTCAAAACTATCAGAAATCAGGTGAGG ACTCTCCAATACAGCCAAATCTGTGGTTGATGGTCAACCCCAACCTAGCCTGCCCAATTAAGTATCCCAAAAAAGTAACCAAGGCACCAGTACCCAAGCCCACAGTCACCCATGTCAAACCCAAGTCTATCCCAAATGTGCTTCCAGTTTCACCTACTGAGGACACCTGCTTGGTCGACTCTCTACATGACGCGTCCTCCAGTGAGTACATG CTTACAGATGAGGATGACGCCTCTTCGTTAGATGTCCCCGTTTGTCGGAAAGTCAAAACTGCCCGCAAGGCAAAGGCCCCTAAGGGTGGACCACGAAAGCTTAGTCTGGCCCAAAGCAAGCGCCTCCAGCGGGTCCTTCAAGACAGCAACAACCTGAAGAGCGGCGCCTGGCTCCGTCCCCCTGTCAACTACTGCATCTTAATCGCCATGGCTATTGGCAGCAGCCGCACTGGCAGCCTCAATGTCCAGCAGATCTATAACTTCACAAG CAACAGCTTTCGTAAGACCCCCCAGCAGGTGTGCAGCGAGGGGAAGAGGAAGTCCTGTCTGTGGCACCTGACTCTGGAAGGGCGCCGGAGGCTGAGGGATGAAATCCACACCCTTACCGGGGACTCGTACAAAGTGTTGAAGCGAAGCATGAATAATCCTG atatgattcaaacttTGTTCGCGCTATGA
- the foxr1 gene encoding forkhead box protein R1 isoform X5 — MSLQFQTRSRFLELHLSNSLNDWDMDEEIKLTTTTDQFYQAEDKRNDQYLVQWQYARISRRKDDLSFQNYQKSDSPIQPNLWLMVNPNLACPIKYPKKVTKAPVPKPTVTHVKPKSIPNVLPVSPTEDTCLVDSLHDASSSEYMLTDEDDASSLDVPVCRKVKTARKAKAPKGGPRKLSLAQSKRLQRVLQDSNNLKSGAWLRPPVNYCILIAMAIGSSRTGSLNVQQIYNFTSNSFRKTPQQVCSEGKRKSCLWHLTLEGRRRLRDEIHTLTGDSYKVLKRSMNNPDMIQTLFAL; from the exons ATGTCTCTACAATTCCAAACTCGAAGCAGGTTTCTTGAGCTCCATCTTTCAAACAGCCTTAATGACTGGGATATGGATGAAGAGATCAAGCTGACCACAACAACTGACCAATTTTACCAAG CAGAAGACAAACGGAATGATCAGTATCTGGTTCAGTGGCAGTATGCAAGAATATCGAGAAGAAAGGACGACCTCTCTTTTCAAAACTATCAGAAATCAG ACTCTCCAATACAGCCAAATCTGTGGTTGATGGTCAACCCCAACCTAGCCTGCCCAATTAAGTATCCCAAAAAAGTAACCAAGGCACCAGTACCCAAGCCCACAGTCACCCATGTCAAACCCAAGTCTATCCCAAATGTGCTTCCAGTTTCACCTACTGAGGACACCTGCTTGGTCGACTCTCTACATGACGCGTCCTCCAGTGAGTACATG CTTACAGATGAGGATGACGCCTCTTCGTTAGATGTCCCCGTTTGTCGGAAAGTCAAAACTGCCCGCAAGGCAAAGGCCCCTAAGGGTGGACCACGAAAGCTTAGTCTGGCCCAAAGCAAGCGCCTCCAGCGGGTCCTTCAAGACAGCAACAACCTGAAGAGCGGCGCCTGGCTCCGTCCCCCTGTCAACTACTGCATCTTAATCGCCATGGCTATTGGCAGCAGCCGCACTGGCAGCCTCAATGTCCAGCAGATCTATAACTTCACAAG CAACAGCTTTCGTAAGACCCCCCAGCAGGTGTGCAGCGAGGGGAAGAGGAAGTCCTGTCTGTGGCACCTGACTCTGGAAGGGCGCCGGAGGCTGAGGGATGAAATCCACACCCTTACCGGGGACTCGTACAAAGTGTTGAAGCGAAGCATGAATAATCCTG atatgattcaaacttTGTTCGCGCTATGA
- the foxr1 gene encoding forkhead box protein R1 isoform X1, protein MSLQFQTRSRFLELHLSNSLNDWDMDEEIKLTTTTDQFYQAEDKRNDQYLVQWQYARISRRKDDLSFQNYQKSGEDSPIQPNLWLMVNPNLACPIKYPKKVTKAPVPKPTVTHVKPKSIPNVLPVSPTEDTCLVDSLHDASSSEYMLTDEDDASSLDVPVCRKVKTARKAKAPKGGPRKLSLAQSKRLQRVLQDSNNLKSGAWLRPPVNYCILIAMAIGSSRTGSLNVQQIYNFTREHFPFFQTAPDGWKNTIRHNLCFSNSFRKTPQQVCSEGKRKSCLWHLTLEGRRRLRDEIHTLTGDSYKVLKRSMNNPDMIQTLFAL, encoded by the exons ATGTCTCTACAATTCCAAACTCGAAGCAGGTTTCTTGAGCTCCATCTTTCAAACAGCCTTAATGACTGGGATATGGATGAAGAGATCAAGCTGACCACAACAACTGACCAATTTTACCAAG CAGAAGACAAACGGAATGATCAGTATCTGGTTCAGTGGCAGTATGCAAGAATATCGAGAAGAAAGGACGACCTCTCTTTTCAAAACTATCAGAAATCAGGTGAGG ACTCTCCAATACAGCCAAATCTGTGGTTGATGGTCAACCCCAACCTAGCCTGCCCAATTAAGTATCCCAAAAAAGTAACCAAGGCACCAGTACCCAAGCCCACAGTCACCCATGTCAAACCCAAGTCTATCCCAAATGTGCTTCCAGTTTCACCTACTGAGGACACCTGCTTGGTCGACTCTCTACATGACGCGTCCTCCAGTGAGTACATG CTTACAGATGAGGATGACGCCTCTTCGTTAGATGTCCCCGTTTGTCGGAAAGTCAAAACTGCCCGCAAGGCAAAGGCCCCTAAGGGTGGACCACGAAAGCTTAGTCTGGCCCAAAGCAAGCGCCTCCAGCGGGTCCTTCAAGACAGCAACAACCTGAAGAGCGGCGCCTGGCTCCGTCCCCCTGTCAACTACTGCATCTTAATCGCCATGGCTATTGGCAGCAGCCGCACTGGCAGCCTCAATGTCCAGCAGATCTATAACTTCACAAG AGAGCACTTCCCATTCTTCCAGACAGCCCCTGACGGCTGGAAGAACACTATCCGCCACAACCTGTGTTTCAGCAACAGCTTTCGTAAGACCCCCCAGCAGGTGTGCAGCGAGGGGAAGAGGAAGTCCTGTCTGTGGCACCTGACTCTGGAAGGGCGCCGGAGGCTGAGGGATGAAATCCACACCCTTACCGGGGACTCGTACAAAGTGTTGAAGCGAAGCATGAATAATCCTG atatgattcaaacttTGTTCGCGCTATGA
- the foxr1 gene encoding forkhead box protein R1 isoform X4 — translation MSLQFQTRSRFLELHLSNSLNDWDMDEEIKLTTTTDQFYQAEDKRNDQYLVQWQYARISRRKDDLSFQNYQKSDSPIQPNLWLMVNPNLACPIKYPKKVTKAPVPKPTVTHVKPKSIPNVLPVSPTEDTCLVDSLHDASSSEYMLTDEDDASSLDVPVCRKVKTARKAKAPKGGPRKLSLAQSKRLQRVLQDSNNLKSGAWLRPPVNYCILIAMAIGSSRTGSLNVQQIYNFTREHFPFFQTAPDGWKNTIRHNLCFSNSFRKTPQQVCSEGKRKSCLWHLTLEGRRRLRDEIHTLTGDSYKVLKRSMNNPDMIQTLFAL, via the exons ATGTCTCTACAATTCCAAACTCGAAGCAGGTTTCTTGAGCTCCATCTTTCAAACAGCCTTAATGACTGGGATATGGATGAAGAGATCAAGCTGACCACAACAACTGACCAATTTTACCAAG CAGAAGACAAACGGAATGATCAGTATCTGGTTCAGTGGCAGTATGCAAGAATATCGAGAAGAAAGGACGACCTCTCTTTTCAAAACTATCAGAAATCAG ACTCTCCAATACAGCCAAATCTGTGGTTGATGGTCAACCCCAACCTAGCCTGCCCAATTAAGTATCCCAAAAAAGTAACCAAGGCACCAGTACCCAAGCCCACAGTCACCCATGTCAAACCCAAGTCTATCCCAAATGTGCTTCCAGTTTCACCTACTGAGGACACCTGCTTGGTCGACTCTCTACATGACGCGTCCTCCAGTGAGTACATG CTTACAGATGAGGATGACGCCTCTTCGTTAGATGTCCCCGTTTGTCGGAAAGTCAAAACTGCCCGCAAGGCAAAGGCCCCTAAGGGTGGACCACGAAAGCTTAGTCTGGCCCAAAGCAAGCGCCTCCAGCGGGTCCTTCAAGACAGCAACAACCTGAAGAGCGGCGCCTGGCTCCGTCCCCCTGTCAACTACTGCATCTTAATCGCCATGGCTATTGGCAGCAGCCGCACTGGCAGCCTCAATGTCCAGCAGATCTATAACTTCACAAG AGAGCACTTCCCATTCTTCCAGACAGCCCCTGACGGCTGGAAGAACACTATCCGCCACAACCTGTGTTTCAGCAACAGCTTTCGTAAGACCCCCCAGCAGGTGTGCAGCGAGGGGAAGAGGAAGTCCTGTCTGTGGCACCTGACTCTGGAAGGGCGCCGGAGGCTGAGGGATGAAATCCACACCCTTACCGGGGACTCGTACAAAGTGTTGAAGCGAAGCATGAATAATCCTG atatgattcaaacttTGTTCGCGCTATGA
- the foxr1 gene encoding forkhead box protein R1 isoform X6 produces MSLQFQTRSRFLELHLSNSLNDWDMDEEIKLTTTTDQFYQEDKRNDQYLVQWQYARISRRKDDLSFQNYQKSDSPIQPNLWLMVNPNLACPIKYPKKVTKAPVPKPTVTHVKPKSIPNVLPVSPTEDTCLVDSLHDASSSEYMLTDEDDASSLDVPVCRKVKTARKAKAPKGGPRKLSLAQSKRLQRVLQDSNNLKSGAWLRPPVNYCILIAMAIGSSRTGSLNVQQIYNFTREHFPFFQTAPDGWKNTIRHNLCFSNSFRKTPQQVCSEGKRKSCLWHLTLEGRRRLRDEIHTLTGDSYKVLKRSMNNPDMIQTLFAL; encoded by the exons ATGTCTCTACAATTCCAAACTCGAAGCAGGTTTCTTGAGCTCCATCTTTCAAACAGCCTTAATGACTGGGATATGGATGAAGAGATCAAGCTGACCACAACAACTGACCAATTTTACCAAG AAGACAAACGGAATGATCAGTATCTGGTTCAGTGGCAGTATGCAAGAATATCGAGAAGAAAGGACGACCTCTCTTTTCAAAACTATCAGAAATCAG ACTCTCCAATACAGCCAAATCTGTGGTTGATGGTCAACCCCAACCTAGCCTGCCCAATTAAGTATCCCAAAAAAGTAACCAAGGCACCAGTACCCAAGCCCACAGTCACCCATGTCAAACCCAAGTCTATCCCAAATGTGCTTCCAGTTTCACCTACTGAGGACACCTGCTTGGTCGACTCTCTACATGACGCGTCCTCCAGTGAGTACATG CTTACAGATGAGGATGACGCCTCTTCGTTAGATGTCCCCGTTTGTCGGAAAGTCAAAACTGCCCGCAAGGCAAAGGCCCCTAAGGGTGGACCACGAAAGCTTAGTCTGGCCCAAAGCAAGCGCCTCCAGCGGGTCCTTCAAGACAGCAACAACCTGAAGAGCGGCGCCTGGCTCCGTCCCCCTGTCAACTACTGCATCTTAATCGCCATGGCTATTGGCAGCAGCCGCACTGGCAGCCTCAATGTCCAGCAGATCTATAACTTCACAAG AGAGCACTTCCCATTCTTCCAGACAGCCCCTGACGGCTGGAAGAACACTATCCGCCACAACCTGTGTTTCAGCAACAGCTTTCGTAAGACCCCCCAGCAGGTGTGCAGCGAGGGGAAGAGGAAGTCCTGTCTGTGGCACCTGACTCTGGAAGGGCGCCGGAGGCTGAGGGATGAAATCCACACCCTTACCGGGGACTCGTACAAAGTGTTGAAGCGAAGCATGAATAATCCTG atatgattcaaacttTGTTCGCGCTATGA